The Pantoea cypripedii genomic sequence TTGCGAAAATCCGCGGGATAATGGCTACTCAGTGTAATTTCAGAAAATACCACGACATTGCTGCCTAGTTTATCCAGCGCAACCCTGGCACTGTAGCCGGAGATGATGCCACTTTGCTCCAGACGTTTGGTGCGCGTCAGGCTTGGGCTGGGACTGAGGCTAACAGCCTCAGCTAGTTCCAGGTTCGAACAACGGCCCTCCATCTGCAGATGTTCAAGGATCCTGATATCGGTACGATCTAAGGGTTTGAAAGTTGGCATCTGTGTATCCCATCATATATTTGGACTGGACCGTCCAACCCTGGATGCGCTCGCTTCCGTCAGCGCTTCATCGAGCACATTGATAACCATCCCTGCCTGCTCCTCTGTCAGCACCAGTGGAGGACGGATTTTCAGCACGTTGTGTCCCATCGCGCAGGCACTCAACAATATACCTTTCTGTCGCATTCGGTTCACTACCTGACTGGTTAGCCAACGATCTGGTTCACGTGATTGACGATCTGCAACCAGCTCAACGCCCACGAATAGCCCGGATCCCCGGACATCTCCAATGGCCTCATGCTGTTTTCCCAGCCCAGCAATGCCATCAAACAGGACCTTCCCAACTTTCCCTGCATGTCCGATCAAACCATCCCGTTCGATGGTTCTTAATACGGCCAGCGCCGCCGCACAGGATACGGTATTGCCTGCAAAGGTGTTGAAGTACCTTGAACGCTGACCGAACTCTTCTAACACGTCGGCAGTTGCGAGCAGCCCGGCAATAGGCTGACCGTTACCCATCGGCTTGCCCATCGTGACGATGTCCGGGATGACACCGTGGCGCTGGAATCCCCACATGTATTCTCCGGTTCTGCCAAATCCAGGCTGTACCTCGTCGGCAATGAACAAGCCGCCGGCACGTTTTATCGCGTCGGCCGCGCCTGTCAGGAATCCAGTCGGGCCGGGCAAAATGCCATCACTGGTGAAAAGCGAGTCGACGATCAGTGCGGCTGGTTTTATTCCATGACGCTGCAGATCAGCGATGGCAGTTTCGACATCGTGTGTAAAGCGTTCGCCGAGGTCAATGCCCTCAGCATGGTATTGACGAGGGGCAGGAACCAGACGTACGTGCGGTCCGAGGTCGACTGCCGTGCCCAGAGAAGGGGAAAACTGCGACACTGCGTCGGTGATACCATGATAAGCCGTCTCGGTAACAATCACGCCTGTGCCGCCGGTACGCATTTTGGCGATACGATAAGCGAGATCATTCGCTTCGCTGCCTGTACAGGTCAACATCAGATGGCTGAGAGACGTTTCCGGAACGGTCGACAGTAAGTATTCGGCCAGCTCCAGGATTGTGTCATGCAGATAGCGAGTATTCGTCGCCAGGGTCTGGACCTGCCGGCAAATCGCCTCGCTCACGGTAGGATGGCAATGCCCCAGAGAGGTCACATTGTTGTAGACGTCAAGGTAACGACGGCCTTGTGCATCAATGAGCCAGGCACCTTCACCGCGAACAATATGCAAAGGATGCTCATACATAAGACGATAGGCGGGTCCCAGCAACGCATCCCTACGCTGGATCATCGCAGTTGTATCTGGTCCCACATCAGCAAGACCGGGGATATAAGCATTCACCATATTAAGGTCTGTCGTGCTTTTCATTGATTTCTCTCGTTTCGGGTTTCGGATAACAACCGATCACGTGCACAGTTGCGAGTGATGTCCGCCATTTGTGACAGCGCTTCCCAGGCCGCCGGATTATGACGCATGATATAGACGCGGTTGTGGGGGTAGCGGATAGCACGCCATTCCGAGATCAGGGCCGTAATGAGATGGCGCGTTGCCATGAGGTCAGCAACGATCTCTTGCTCAATGTCAGTGAGCGCAAGCGTCTTGTGGTAGGCACCGACGAACTGTGCAGGCCCCTCGAAGGGGTCGGCGCAACCAGTCATATGGAAGGCCGCTGCGGTTGCTACCTCTCCAACTAATGGCGCATACAGCATGTCGCCGAAGTCGATGATCCCCGTGACGCGATCCTGCTCCTCCGGTGCGACGAGTACGTTGTAGAGATGATAATCGTTGTGGATCACCTGAGCCCTGAGCATCGGAAGAAGCGGTAATACATGCTCTTTGAAGCGAGCCATAAACGCTCCTGCAAGGCTGCGACGCTCAGGATCGACAAGGTCTTCCAGCTTTTCCGTAAGGCGATGCGCTGCGGATACGTTCCACAAAAGATCGTGGCTGGCGGCAGGATGTGAGAATCCTTTTAAAGACAGATCAAGCCTTGCCAGGCAGGTTCCCATCGTGCGACGTTGTCCGGCTGTTCGGGGTGTTTCCTTAACCTGAACCCCGTCCAGATAGGTAAGCATCCGAACCGTGGTATGCCCCCCATTTTTTAAAGTGACATAGTCACATGTTTGTCCGGTTAATGTGCGCACGACACGCGGGATAGGCAGATCCGGCGAGGTTGCAGCCACATGATTAAGTGCTGCAATCTGGAAATCGACAATCGACGCTGATTCAGATTGATTGCTGATTTTGAACACATAACGTGTCCCGTTCTGTGTTTCGATGCAGCAGTTCTGGTCACGCTCACTGGCCAGCAACCGAACCGTGCCCTCGATCCCATACAAGTCAGCCACCAGCGATTGTATTTCATGGGGTGATATGTCGGGAGCTGCTGTACTTAAAGCGGCAGCATCGGTTGCGTTTACCTTCACCATCTTTTTCCTCGCTTCATGATGCGGCACATAGGTATAGATCAAAGACCAAGCAAGCCAGGAAGCTGACGGAAGTCGGTCAGACGACTTACACCGTAACCGTCAAAGGTGGGTTCGTGTCCGCGGTCAATAAACGCCTTAGCCATAAAACCGAGGTCGGACGCTGTCATCAGGTCATAACGAAAGCTGGACGAACAGTGCATCATCTGTTCCGGACCACAACCCAGCTGGTCGAACATGTACTCGAAAATCTGAGCGCGTGGCTTGTAAGCGCGGGCTTCCTCTGCAGTGTATACGGCATGAAAGTTGGCCTTGAGATGGGCGACACTGTGAGGGATCAGGTCGGTCATCGAATTCGACAGGATTACTAGCGGAATATGTTGTGAAACCAATTCCAGTGTCTCGACAACATGGGGATGGGGCTGCCAGCCAGGCACCGCATTATATAGTGCGATGGCGTCAGAGGAGCGGTATTCAACGTGGTGCGCCTTGCAAGCCCGTTGAATTGAGTTCTCAATGACCTGGATAAAGGGTTTCCACTCGCCTAAAACCTCATCAAGGCGATAGAAGCGGAAGCTTTCCAGAAAAGCGTGCATATGCTGTTCCGGCACGCGATCAGTAAAGAGTGTCTTTGCAGTGGGTCCCATTTCAAAGTTAATGAGCGTTCCATAGCAATCGAAACTGATAAATTTCGGCTTAAAAATCATTTAATTAACCCTCTTTTGTTTTACACGTAAGAAGTATATCGAGCTGGCCGAATACAAAATTTCTTAAAATTATGGGAATCGGGTAAGTTCTACTCAATTCTCAGCCAATCTCAGCATTTTTAATTTTTATTATTCCTGGCTTTATCTGCATCAGGTGCTCGGCAATTGAAGGCTTTGTGTACATCTGATTATTCTGCGAAGTCTTTAGGGATGGCTGGATGTTTAAATCAGTCAATGGTGTCGGTTGCCGCTCCTTTGCACTCTTTCCTGGAAGTACCTGTGGCATTGCCCAAAGCGGTTGTTGTCGATAAGGCAGAGATTGTTGTTGAAAGGAAGTTGGATAATGCGGTGGCAGAATCGTTCTTTAGCTCGCTTAAAAAGGAGCGTATAAGAAAGCGGATATATGCTGGATGGCGACGTCAATTGGGTGCGTAGTAATAAACACACTGGGATTCGAAGAATGCCGGTTCGGTTTGTTAAACGTTAAGGGGAGTGCAGTGCGAGTACGTGACCCTCACTTCTTCGGGGACAATAGCGCCACAGAGGCGAGTAACCCTTTCCTGTCGACAGCCGAAATGGTGCAGGATCTGCAGGACATCGAGACATACGTCCGGGAGCTTCAGACCGTTCGCAAACGCAGCTGAGGGGCAGGGCTAACGCCTTCCGGTGTACTTCAACAGGGCCACGGTGAGATTATCGGGGAGTTCGCGCTCACCGGCACCCAGCAGGTCGCTGCATTGTTCATGGAGCGCGGCGGGAGTGTCGATGGCGTATATATCGTCTTCACCGAGCTGGCTCCAGAACCCGTCCGTGCAAACAAGCAGGCGTTCGTTCTCCAGAAAGGGGGCGCTGCACCATGCCAATGTATGAACGGTTCCTGTACCGGCACCCGCCCAGGCGGTGAGCCGGTTACGCAGAGGGTGATGCCGCAGGGCCTCAGGAGGACAGTGCCCCCGCGCCACGCAACGTTCGGCAAGCGAATGATCGCGCGTTCTGTCGCGGCGAGCCAGCCAGTAAATCCGCGTATCGCCCAACGTAGCGAAACGATGTTCGTTTTCGTCAGATATCACAAAGGCCACGCTCGCTTTGCCCGGGCTGCTGTCATGTGCGTTCAGCAGGGCGTTGAGTGTCATGCAGACCGCCTCAGCATCCTGGCCTGAACCGCGCAAGCTGGCTGTCCGCTCTGTCAGCCAGTCTACGAAGTGCGGGCGGGCGTCGCACTTCGAGAACCCGTCGGCCATCAGAAACAGCGTACACCTTCCGGTCTCTGCCACCTGAAACCGGTCAAGCTGTTCTTCCCGCCCCCCCTGCAGGCAGAGATGGTAATCACTGCTCAGCATGCCGCCATCCCGTGACCTGGCCCCACGGCAGCGCGCGGTAAAACACCGCAATCGCCTCGAAGCTGTCATCAAAATCTGGCAGCGCACCGGCAACCTCGCTTGCAAGTAGCGCATATTCCTGTGCGGAGCGTGCGCGGATATCTTCCCGATCGAGTGTTGCCGGGTTTACAAACCCAGGATCCAACCGGCCTGCGGACTTTTCCAACAGACTGGTGAGGATGAGCAGTCGGTCCTGGTCGTCCACGGCCACCGAGGACAGCAGCAGGTTGAGATCGTAAATATCCTGCCTGCGCGAGCGGTTTCTGACCACTTGCTGCATAACGGCGCGAAGCTTTTCGGCTACCAGGTCCGTGAAGCTGTAGGCCAGCAGATCGTTGTCATCAGCGAGGGCAATGTGGTCGACCGCCAGACTGTGCTCGTTCAGACTGTAGTCAATCTGCACGGTATGGGGGGACTGTCCCTCACGCAGGCGGCGCATCTCGCCCTCGCTGTTGTTGCGTGCGTAGCCGATTTTTAAAATAAACGCTGGAAAGGTGGCGTTCTCGGCGGGCCGGATGTTCAGGCGCTGCACCGCGCAGGTGACCTGGTAGGGCAGCTCGGCCGACGCAATCTGCAGCGCTTCATTGAGTTCCCCGCGAAAGGTGTCTTTATCGATATCTGCCAGACGCATGCTGGTGGAGAAATCGATGTCCTCTGTGAAGCGCGTGCTGCGGTAGCGCAGACCCAGCAGGATGCCGCCCTTCATTATCATCCGCGGCTTCAGGTACTCGCTCTCCGCAATGGCCTGAAGCACGATATGCACGGCCTGGCGAAAGGTCACCCTGTCCGCTGGCGCCGCAGCAATCCATTCCTCAATCGTGTATTCCATGATCTTTCCGGGCTCAGTTGTTAAGGGAGATACACCATACTTCGGAGAACACATTTTTGTAAGGGTTCGACGAGACCAACTTCCGGCTGCCGCCCCGCTGAACGGTGGCTTTCCACTTATCAATAGTGCGGTGTGAGAGCCCGCAGACCTCTTCAAGCATGTAACCGGTGCGCGCCTTGTCGATCCCCGTGCCCTCCTTCTCAACAGTTCTGACAATCACTGGCAGATGTTCGGCCGCTCTTTCACGGAACACGTCCTCTACGTGCGCAAAGCCTCCGCAGTGATCCGGTTCTCTGAGCATGTCCAGAAACGTCTCGCCGAGGTTGGTGACCCGGATTCCGCCAGATCCGTGAAGCTCAGTCCGCGGGCGGTATCGGATTTTGGTATGCTGGATGAGCGTTTTCCCGTCGATGTTCCCGTAGGGCGTAAAGCCCCGCGGCAGTAGCGGCGTGACGTTTTTCACGCCAGGCAGACGTGTGTTCAGTTCAGTCTGATGGAGCTTTCTTGCTGTCGCCAGAGGGGCCTGCGTCACGTGAAGCACGTGCGGGATCCTGTCCGTCAGGCCGTGCCATTCCATCGCCGACAGGTACGACAGATGGGAATAGGGGGTCAGATCGCAGACCTGCTGCTGTGCTGTGGGCGTATCGCGGTTGCTTATCTGCCAGACGTATCCGTCGATCGCGGGCAACAGGATACCTTGCTGCAGCATCTCACCCAGCGCCTCGTTCAGGATGCGGGCTTCAGGTTCGGCAGTTTTGATTTTTCCCAGGGGCACATCGTCAAACGTCTTTTCGCGATATAGCGTGTAGATATACTCGTGAAATTCGTGCAGCGCGATAACGGGTTTAGGGTGCTGATTCAGTAGCGTCAGACGGATGGATTCACGCAAGGAAATTGTTTTATTCATGTAACACCTGACAGCGTATAAGTCCTTAGGACTTATACGCTGTCAGCTATAATTTGTCAACTTTCCCGATTCGACATTCTGCTCTGAGACGCTGAATTTTAAGGGGTTGAAAATTTCTGTTGACAACATGTAGCTATGCAATACAAAATGTCCTTAGGACATTTTGTATTGCATAGTTAATGAGTTAATTTTATTCTGCCACCATCATCAGCTTTCCATCATTCAAAACGTCGACCTGATTTTGGTGCTGGAGCAGCAGTAGATCATTGAGCAGATTAATGACCAGCAACTACTGGCTGCAGGCGGTAGTTATGCTGATTTCTGGTATGCACGTTAGCGCACAAGGCTGGCGTCTGCATTAGAGTACAGGGTTAATGAAGCTCAAGATCATTTTAACCAGTGTTCAGGCACCATCATCGCTACTACCTAATGTGGAGCTTACACCCGGCCTGTTGAGCCACGGTTTCCTCATATCAATACATGAATGATCTCCCGAAGGACCAGAAAAAATCTGTACATCCGGAAGTGACGAAATCCAAGGAGCGATATTGTGTTGCTGACAGTGACTGGAAGACTGCCTAACGGACACGTTGATTTGATGTTGTTGGAACAACGGATTTGGTGATGGTCGCGGGATGGAATCTATAAGTAATGCGATATCCGCAAAGAGCCTGATATTTATTACGTCGTTTGACGACGGCAGACATAGTTGCCTGGATGTACCGATTGGAGATATGGGGGGCTACACCAGCTGCTGAAGCATGTAAGAGTCATTATGCTGAATGGCGGCATCAACTGGGGTCCGCAGTAATAAATACACTGGGATGAGCGTAGGCCATTGCAATTTACGAAAAAATAACTGAGGGGAGAGTTTTAAAAGTGTTAACTATTTCTCTCATATTCTTATCTTAGCTGACGTTTATAGTTTTTCCCCATTAGCGACTAAATAAATAACTCTTTATGCGCTAAAGATTTTCATAAGTGTACTCTTTTGAACTGTCTCAACTACCATTTTTTTACTAACCCCTCACAAATGATGATAAGAGGTAAAATAATGAAATGGTCTTTTGCAATTATTCTTAGTCTGTTATTACCGCTCTATGTGAAACCCGTCAATGCTGAGCCTATTACTGCTTTTATGGTAAGTAAAATGTTGCAGGACGCATTGCAAGGGTTACAGGACTCAATTGAGACGGCTGGAGGGGAGGTCAAGGGGGCGGGTAATTCCCTTCAAAAAAATGCTCAGAATGTTTTAGTTGATATAAACAGAGTCCTTGGTTCAAACATGAATACCGCTTTTGATCGATTAGATGCCACACAGCGAAAACTTTTAACGGATGCCCAGAAATTGACGTTACTAATTGAAAAGTCCACTAAGGAAGTTGCATCTCATAGCTTCAATGAAGCTCGACTTTCTATAGGTGATGCTGATATATTGGCATATAATGTAACTTATTCATTACCCTGTAGAGATCAGGTGCCAAGAATCGTTTACTGGACACCACAAAAAATAATTTTTAATGGAGATGAGGTGCTGGTTACGGTCAGAGGAAATTTTCTAAATAACGATTCAGAAATCAGGGTCAAACTTGATAATGTTGACGTTCCAATTATGGCCCGGACTGACAACGAGATGTCATTTGTTATTCCTGGAAACGCCATTAAGACGGTTCAAACACTTCAGACAGTGAGTTTTACGATTTCCGGACTAAAAAAACGTATCAGAAGAGATGGGATCTTGAATGCATTGCTGGGGTGTAAAGTTAGCGTCGAGCCAGCGCAACCACAACAAATCGCAGTGGTTGTCAGACCAGCGACTATTTTTACATTGGACGCAACCATAACGGCTTCTGAAAGCATATGGAGTCCGACTTATGTTGCCTATATAACACAACCAAAATTTTATCGAGAAACCGGGTCGGGTGGAAACAGCGATGTATCTGAACAATATTGTCTGAAGTCTGATGAGATCGTGGATAGATATGAGTTAACTGCGACCAATAAGGGTGGGCGAAGTAGTGTTGGACCAGCAGTATTAAGTGGAGATAGATGTGTTTTTGTGCCTGCCCGCGTGGTTGGCAATGGAAAAGATGGTTTAGGT encodes the following:
- a CDS encoding type IV toxin-antitoxin system AbiEi family antitoxin domain-containing protein encodes the protein MNKTISLRESIRLTLLNQHPKPVIALHEFHEYIYTLYREKTFDDVPLGKIKTAEPEARILNEALGEMLQQGILLPAIDGYVWQISNRDTPTAQQQVCDLTPYSHLSYLSAMEWHGLTDRIPHVLHVTQAPLATARKLHQTELNTRLPGVKNVTPLLPRGFTPYGNIDGKTLIQHTKIRYRPRTELHGSGGIRVTNLGETFLDMLREPDHCGGFAHVEDVFRERAAEHLPVIVRTVEKEGTGIDKARTGYMLEEVCGLSHRTIDKWKATVQRGGSRKLVSSNPYKNVFSEVWCISLNN
- a CDS encoding phosphotransferase produces the protein MVKVNATDAAALSTAAPDISPHEIQSLVADLYGIEGTVRLLASERDQNCCIETQNGTRYVFKISNQSESASIVDFQIAALNHVAATSPDLPIPRVVRTLTGQTCDYVTLKNGGHTTVRMLTYLDGVQVKETPRTAGQRRTMGTCLARLDLSLKGFSHPAASHDLLWNVSAAHRLTEKLEDLVDPERRSLAGAFMARFKEHVLPLLPMLRAQVIHNDYHLYNVLVAPEEQDRVTGIIDFGDMLYAPLVGEVATAAAFHMTGCADPFEGPAQFVGAYHKTLALTDIEQEIVADLMATRHLITALISEWRAIRYPHNRVYIMRHNPAAWEALSQMADITRNCARDRLLSETRNERNQ
- a CDS encoding haloacid dehalogenase type II, coding for MIFKPKFISFDCYGTLINFEMGPTAKTLFTDRVPEQHMHAFLESFRFYRLDEVLGEWKPFIQVIENSIQRACKAHHVEYRSSDAIALYNAVPGWQPHPHVVETLELVSQHIPLVILSNSMTDLIPHSVAHLKANFHAVYTAEEARAYKPRAQIFEYMFDQLGCGPEQMMHCSSSFRYDLMTASDLGFMAKAFIDRGHEPTFDGYGVSRLTDFRQLPGLLGL
- a CDS encoding PP2C family protein-serine/threonine phosphatase → MLSSDYHLCLQGGREEQLDRFQVAETGRCTLFLMADGFSKCDARPHFVDWLTERTASLRGSGQDAEAVCMTLNALLNAHDSSPGKASVAFVISDENEHRFATLGDTRIYWLARRDRTRDHSLAERCVARGHCPPEALRHHPLRNRLTAWAGAGTGTVHTLAWCSAPFLENERLLVCTDGFWSQLGEDDIYAIDTPAALHEQCSDLLGAGERELPDNLTVALLKYTGRR
- a CDS encoding Lrp/AsnC family transcriptional regulator; this translates as MPTFKPLDRTDIRILEHLQMEGRCSNLELAEAVSLSPSPSLTRTKRLEQSGIISGYSARVALDKLGSNVVVFSEITLSSHYPADFRKFEMGAGKYQEIVECYNVSGGYDYLLKIITPGVSMFQDLMDRLLEDEIGIDKFASRIVLREPYQRRAEPLTVIATGKSSWK
- a CDS encoding aspartate aminotransferase family protein, with the protein product MKSTTDLNMVNAYIPGLADVGPDTTAMIQRRDALLGPAYRLMYEHPLHIVRGEGAWLIDAQGRRYLDVYNNVTSLGHCHPTVSEAICRQVQTLATNTRYLHDTILELAEYLLSTVPETSLSHLMLTCTGSEANDLAYRIAKMRTGGTGVIVTETAYHGITDAVSQFSPSLGTAVDLGPHVRLVPAPRQYHAEGIDLGERFTHDVETAIADLQRHGIKPAALIVDSLFTSDGILPGPTGFLTGAADAIKRAGGLFIADEVQPGFGRTGEYMWGFQRHGVIPDIVTMGKPMGNGQPIAGLLATADVLEEFGQRSRYFNTFAGNTVSCAAALAVLRTIERDGLIGHAGKVGKVLFDGIAGLGKQHEAIGDVRGSGLFVGVELVADRQSREPDRWLTSQVVNRMRQKGILLSACAMGHNVLKIRPPLVLTEEQAGMVINVLDEALTEASASRVGRSSPNI
- a CDS encoding nucleotidyl transferase AbiEii/AbiGii toxin family protein yields the protein MEYTIEEWIAAAPADRVTFRQAVHIVLQAIAESEYLKPRMIMKGGILLGLRYRSTRFTEDIDFSTSMRLADIDKDTFRGELNEALQIASAELPYQVTCAVQRLNIRPAENATFPAFILKIGYARNNSEGEMRRLREGQSPHTVQIDYSLNEHSLAVDHIALADDNDLLAYSFTDLVAEKLRAVMQQVVRNRSRRQDIYDLNLLLSSVAVDDQDRLLILTSLLEKSAGRLDPGFVNPATLDREDIRARSAQEYALLASEVAGALPDFDDSFEAIAVFYRALPWGQVTGWRHAEQ